In the Sarcophilus harrisii chromosome 1, mSarHar1.11, whole genome shotgun sequence genome, one interval contains:
- the NACC1 gene encoding nucleus accumbens-associated protein 1: MAQTLQMEIPNFGNSILECLNEQRLQGLYCDVSVVVKGHAFKAHRAVLAASSSYFRDLFNSSKSAVVELPAAVQPQSFQQILSFCYTGRLSMNVGDQFLLMYTAGFLQIQEIMEKGTEFFLKVSSPSCDSQGLHVEETPSSEPQSPVAQTSSWPACSAPLPLVSRVKTEQQESDSVQCTPVAKRLWDSGQKEGGSNGSRKMAKFSSPDLGGNRSQQPQPLAQQPQQQQVPQGMAPAPVPAGAAGMGSGPSTSERTSPGTSSAYTSDSPSSYHNEEDEEEDAGEEGSDEQYRQICNMYTMYSMMNVGQTAEKVEALPEQVASESRNRIRVRQDLASLPAELINQIGNRCHPKLYDEGDPAEKLELVTGTNVYITRAQLMNCHVSAGTRHKVLLRRLLASFFDRNTLANSCGTGIRSSTNDPTRKPLDSRVLHAVKFYCQNFAPNFKESEMNAIAADMCTNARRVVRKSWIPKLKLLMAEGDTYTTFINDTGKMEPDMMGVEHGFETASHDGDAGPSAEALQ, encoded by the exons ATGGCTCAGACCCTGCAGATGGAGATCCCCAACTTTGGCAACAGTATCCTGGAATGCTTGAATGAGCAGAGGCTGCAGGGTCTCTACTGCGATGTGTCAGTGGTGGTAAAAGGCCATGCTTTCAAGGCGCACCGTGCTGTCCTGGCTGCCAGCAGCTCCTACTTCCGGGACCTTTTCAACAGCAGTAAGAGTGCAGTGGTGGAGCTGCCCGCCGCTGTGCAGCCCCAGTCCTTCCAACAGATCCTTAGCTTCTGCTACACTGGCCGCCTCAGCATGAATgtgggtgaccagttcctcctcATGTACACTGCTGGCTTCCTCCAGATCCAGGAGATCATGGAGAAGGGTACAGAATTTTTCCTCAAGGTGAGCTCACCCAGCTGTGACTCACAGGGCCTCCACGTCGAGGAAACACCCTCGTCAGAGCCTCAGAGTCCCGTAGCCCAGACCTCCAGCTGGCCAGCTTGCAGTGCCCCACTTCCCCTTGTCTCTCGAGTTAAGACTGAGCAGCAAGAGTCAGACTCAGTTCAATGCACGCCTGTAGCCAAGCGGCTATGGGACAGTGGCCAGAAAGAGGGTGGTAGCAATGGCAGCCGCAAAATGGCCAAGTTCTCGAGCCCAGACTTGGGAGGGAACCGATCCCAGCAGCCGCAGCCCCTAGCACAGCAGCCTCAGCAGCAGCAGGTGCCCCAGGGCATGGCACCCGCCCCAGTGCCAGCAGGGGCAGCAGGGATGGGGAGCGGGCCCAGCACATCAGAACGGACCAGTCCTGGGACATCCAGCGCCTACACTAGTGATAGCCCCAGTTCCTACCATAAtgaagaggatgaggaggaggatgcAGGGGAGGAGGGCTCTGATGAGCAGTACCGCCAGATCTGCAACATGTATACGAtgtacagcatgatgaatgtaGGCCAGACAG CTGAAAAGGTGGAGGCCCTGCCGGAGCAAGTGGCCTCTGAGTCCCGCAACCGAATCCGGGTGCGGCAAGACCTGGCCTCTCTGCCAGCCGAGCTCATCAACCAGATTGGCAATCGATGCCATCCAAAGCTCTACGACGAGGGTGACCCTGCTGAGAAGCTGGAGCTGGTAACAG GCACCAATGTATACATCACAAGGGCACAGCTCATGAACTGTCACGTCAGTGCGGGCACAAGACACAAAGTCCTCCTTCGTCGACTCCTGGCCTCCTTTTTTGACAG GAACACTCTGGCCAACAGTTGTGGCACAGGCATCCGATCTTCCACCAATGACCCTACCCGAAAACCCTTGGACAGCCGGGTCCTCCATGCTGTCAAGT TCTACTGCCAGAACTTCGCCCCGAACTTTAAGGAGAGCGAGATGAATGCCATCGCAGCGGACATGTGCACCAATGCCCGAAGGGTGGTGCGTAAGAGCTGGATCCCCAAGCTGAAGCTCCTCATGGCTGAGGGCGATACGTACACGACCTTCATCAATGACACAGGCAAGATGGAGCCCGACATGATGGGTGTGGAGCACGGCTTTGAGACGGCCAGCCATGATGGGGATGCTGGGCCCTCAGCCGAAGCCCTCCAATAA